From Trichoderma atroviride chromosome 1, complete sequence, one genomic window encodes:
- a CDS encoding uncharacterized protein (MEROPS:MER0047611~BUSCO:EOG092D3J6B): MFMARSEYDRGINTFSPEGRLFQVEYSLEAIKLGSTAIGIATSEGVILGVEKRVTSSLLETSSVEKIVEIDRHIGCAMSGLQADARSMVEHARVECQSHAFNYNESLSVESCTQAICDLALRFGEGADGEETIMSRPFGVALLIAGFDENGPQLFHAEPSGTFYRFDAKAIGSGSEGAQAELQNEYHKSLTIADAETLVLKTLKQVMEEKLDSKNVQLASVTKDKGFRIYTDDEMAAVVDRLPSN, from the exons ATGTTTATGGCAAGATCTGAATACG ATCGGGGTATCAACACCTTCTCCCCCGAAGGCCGTCTCTTCCAGGTCGAATACTCTCTCGAGGCAATCAAGCTCGGCTCCACCGCCATCGGCATCGCCACCTCCGAAGGCGTCATCCTGGGCGTCGAAAAGCGAGTCacctcctccctcctcgaAACCTCCTCCGTCGAGAAGATTGTCGAGATCGACCGCCACATTGGCTGCGCCATGTCCGGTCTCCAGGCCGACGCCCGGTCCATGGTTGAGCACGCCCGCGTCGAGTGCCAGAGCCACGCCTTCAACTACAACGAGTCTCTGAGTGTTGAGAGCTGCACACAGGCCATCTGCGACCTCGCCCTGCGCTTCGGCGAGGGTGCTGACGGAGAGGAGACCATCATGAGCCGGCCCTTTGGCGTTGCGCTTCTCATTGCGGGCTTCGACGAGAACGGACCCCAATTGTTCCACGCAGAACCCAGTGGCACTTTTTATCGATTCGATGCCAAGGCCATAGGATCAGGCTCGGAGGGAGCTCAGGCAGAGCTGCAGAACGAATACCACAAG TCTTTAACAATTGCCGATGCAGAGACCCTGGTTCTCAAGACGCTGAAACAAGtaatggaagagaagctggactCCAAAAACGTGCAGCTAGCCAGTGTCACCAAAGACAAGGGCTTCAGAATATACacagatgatgagatggccGCAGTTGTCGATCGACTACCATCAAACTAA